CGATGCCTCACATGTCCACGATGAAGTCCACGATGAAGTCCATGATGACGTCCATGATGACGTCCATGATGACGTCCACGACAAGAGGTATTCAAGGAAAAAAAACTATGATCTTTAGTCAGTTATTAACTCACTGATGGGTGGATCCTGATCTTTTGGTATTCCGTCACACCATCCTTGTCAACACCAAGCCCTGTCAGAATTGGCACTTCATTCTGACAATCTCTATTGGACCTTTTCGGATAGTTCCCGAAGTTTCTATTGGGCAGAGTGACGTACTCCAGCTGGTGTGTGTCATTCATCAGACAGAAGACCTTCACTGACAAACCCTTGAACTGTGGGGCTGAAGGATAGATGTAGTATTCCCCGCTCTCGGCAGTCGGGTTGTTATGTTTGATCTCAAAGCATGTTTCAGGATCTGGCAAATATGATCGAATAATTCTGCATTTCTGCATGCATCATCAGCTATATCTAGGTTTCATTACCCTCTGTAGTCAATAAATCTATCGTTGTCAGTAACATggatatgttatgttatgttacgtTATGGATATTTATATTGCGCACATCTCCAGGCAACTGGTACTTGCTCAAAACGCTGACATATATATCCAGAATTAAAAAATGTTGACTGAAATTGTCTCCATAAGGAGATGGCAAAACTGTAACTGATTCTGGTTAACTGTAACTGATTCTGGTTTGGGGTTGGTTCTAGTATTGCCAGTATTAATGTATAGAATTGTGTCATCAATTTTCTGGTAAACAACGTGTCCGTTCAACCcgtaaatatttttcttcacGAACGTTTAATGTCCTGTGGTCATCGCAATTAGGCTGAGCCATTTCCAACCCTGATCTGTATTCCCACGCATTTGACGTATAATTTTCAAATactattgaaaatattaaacGATGGCACAGAGATTTGTTTATGGTTGTATCTCATCATTATCGTCGTATAGTTTGACTAAaactgagtgtgacgtaaacaTTCACGATACGCTAAATTTTGATGTGATGGATGTTTTGATCTGATCAAATTCCAGGCTCAAATTAATCAGAATTAATTCTGACTGTTCTTCAGATGTCAGTAACATTTACCAGTTTTACTTGCACCTTCGATTTTCCTTCACCTGATATTGTGTTGATTTCGATTACATAAATACATTCTGTACCTTTAAAGAGCCGTTTGTACAAATCAAACGGTCCACTCTGGGAAATTTGGCCTTCAGATACATCCTCTGAGTGTCCAGTGATGCAGAGTCCAGTTGTGTTTGAATACTGCAGGTCAACACAAGATGTGCTACGTGAACACAATCGAGCACAATCTGTTAATTTCAAAACTGTATGCTGTAGAAGACGTTGAGGTCGATCTAAACGGGGTGGAGTCGCAGCTGCTGTCCTCTTGAAAAGTCGTTCTCTTAGACTCTTTGCTGTGGAGCTCAAAATTACGATCATCCAAATTTGAACGATACATGTAACATATACAGTGACAGTATATCTCGCCATGCTCAAGTCTGAATATTAGTTGGTGAGCCTGCAAATCGTCTGGCGCATGTGACAGTCTTGTCATAATCCAACAGCTTAATAACtgttgaaacaaaatatgaagaaaTTGATTTTGCTCGATCTTGCCATGTGCAATTACAGAACCACGATATTAGTTGTTAAATATTACATGTAATGTGTATTTGCACCATTCAGAATGTACCTAATGAACTGAAGGACATTCAAATTTGTCTTccgagtctggaacagaaatTCCGATTCTTGGCACAACACAATAGCTTTATACTCGCAGAACAAATACCGTGATAATCGATTTAGTTCGATACCGCTACCTCCGGTAACTAACACTAACAATACTAAGCTCCACTCTCGTTTGTATCATCTATATTCCCacagtgtaatatatatatgtacactcttcataaaaaagaaacgcatataaAGTGGAAACTTGGTATAACGAACactgaaaatgttgtgttatggaGCTCACAAAGTGCATTTTAATCGCAAGAATCGTTTGGAAATCGATGCCTTTGTACACAGATGGGTAACAGTTAAAACGTAACTGATGTCATTTGGAGCCATATACGCAAAGACATGATAAGCACGCGCAAAGGGTGCGACAAGCACAATAACAGTGCAGGGATTTGGATGTTGCTTCACTTTCGTAAAAACTGTCAACATAGATTTCATAATGCCAAGACTGAACGAAGCTCAGAAGAACGACATCCGACGATTGCAAGCAGACAAATTCAGGTAAGAGGTTGCGAGGTTCTTTAATGTCAACAGTGGCACCGTATTGAGGTTATGGAACCGTTACCAGCAGCAGGTAAGAGGTTGCGAGGTTCTTTAATGTCAACAGTGGCACCATATTGAGGTTATGGAACCGTTACCAGCAGCAGGAATCAACCTATGACTTCCCAGATTCGTCGCACCAAGTGTCACCACTCCTGCCCAAGACAGCTACAACCGGATGCGCCGCCTAACCCAAAGGACGACAACTGCTGTCTCCACTGCATCCTTAGTGGCTTGAATGGACGGGATCTCGAACCAGACTGTTCGGAACTCTGTCTACAGAGGGAGGATTGCGGCCTGGACGTCCTGCTAGAAGCGTGATTATATTAAGGCAGCATTAACAGCTACAGCTGCAACGGTGTCGAGCGCACAGTGTATGGCCCCACGAACAATGAAGACACgaatggttcagcgatgaatccCGATTCATGCTCTGCAGACAGGATGGAAGATTCCTTGTCTACCGCAGAAGAGATGCGTGCTTCGCTGCAAATTGCATAGAGGAAGGGAATAGAAAAGGTTTGAGAAAGGAGTGTCCTGATGTGGGCAGACATTTCACAAGGCCAGGATAGACTTGCTGCACATCAGGGGGAACTGAACAGCACAGAGCTATGTTGATGACATCTTGCGTCCGCACACCGTCCCCATCATGACCACGGCCAACGCTGTGTTGTCCAGCAGGACAATGCCCGTCCTCACACAGCACGCATCACCACAACCTTCCAAGCAAACAACATCAACGTTCTGCCATGGCCTTCCAGAtccgccggatttgaacccaattaaGAATCTTTGGAATAAAGGGGTTTGCCGTCACACTAATCCGCTTGCGGGCACGACTTTGCTATCGGTCATTGTGACACTAAGCTTGTACTGATTCATCATGGCATGTGAGCGGCGCCAACTCTTCACCAGTCACGGTACAGAACTAGCCGGTATCGAAAGAGGAAGCCAAGCTCGGTTAGAACTGATGCGATATGGCGGCAACATACAATGCGTTCACAATTCAGAAGTTGAAGCAGGAGTTGATCAGGGGATCAGAAAGACTGTCAGAACGACTGGTCTTGTGGAAAGGTACTTATTTTTGCTATGGCGGTGCAGGAACAACACAACAGACCTTGAAAGCATTTCTTATTTGCTTTGTGTTCCTCGCTGATGACTAGTCAATGTCGGTCATTTCACACTTGACATTATTTGGGACATATGCCATTGTCATACATTAATGACATTAATGACATATCATTCAAAGTGTGGGTGTATAACTTTCAGATGATTAATTGGTGGCGTGTGGTCCTGTGAAAAGCGCTCAGGTCACGACTCAGTTGTTGTTAGACAACGTTGAGTGCGGACAGTCATTGGATGGGTGATCGTGCTTGGAGACTTGACTCCTAATAGTTTCTAGGACATCGGCCCTTTCttacaacgaagcacatgtggcACATATGGTCTCACGTTAGGCAAGacgtgagtttgttcaaaattgcctcatttcaccaagcagaaaatgggtacccggagAATGGTCATGAGACAAATAACCTTCTAGCGCATAATAGGTTGTTTGGGTTGTCCGGGGTAATAAAGTCTTATCACTTTGAGCATGCACGAGTGTGTAGAAAAGTCGTGGTATGTATAGTCATTATTATTTAGATTTAGAAGAAATTTCTTCTTCATTGTATGAAACATTGATTTCTGTATGACTCAGTGTCTTGGGTCAATGCATCACAAAATCAATATCAGAAAAACCGATAACTGTGTACTATTTGTATTGTGGGAAATGATTTCTCTCTCTCATCAATAACTTGACCCATTGTGTGAATGTTTGTTGATGTGCTAGGTCTTTTAAGCTTGCTGATTGGTTGGCGTTTTGTTGTCAACTGATCACAAAGCCGTGTACGATCCTCACTGAGATGAAACTGTCATTACTACACTCCAAAATAAGATCATTTTGCATACAAACGCGTTCCTGTGGAAGACAACCAACTTTCACATTAGCACAAGAAGTCGACAACTCCTCAATAAATTGCTAGTGTATTGTTTATACACAtactaattttacaatacttgtGGAAAAGTATAatctttaccaagaaagtgaaatcccaaatacgacatatgttgcatctgaccactttctaaaatgacaTTGTATAATCAAAGCATTATCCCAATTTCACAATTTTTGAAAACTATTTTCCAGTCCTCACTGAATTCTGGAATAAACAGTCTCCAGAAAGAAATATTCAAGAGTGAAAACGTTCTTGTAATGTGTATCTAAATTTTCTTTAGAAATTACAAGTTATatcttttattatatttttagcTTCCACTAgttgttttattatttacaatacTGCTAAGAGGcttaatttgtattttttaaaaaatcacaatTCAGGTAttcaatgaaataattttctgtCAGACAATATTTCATCAGTCGTTTAATTAACACAGAAGCATCATCAATCATGATAAACGTCTTCAACACAAGATATTTCTTTTGTAGACCGAGGACATATGCTCAAAATGATGACTTCTGTGGCACCGTCTTCCATCTTCCTGAGCTATCATCAGGATTTAGGGAGCTTCTACCAAAACATCAGCCATCCTACCTATCTCCAAAGAGCTGACAGAGGAATACTTTATTTTCCGCATGGCCGAAGACAATCAGGCTGTCAGTGATTTGAAATATAGGAGTCAAAGATGTTAGCTAAGAGGGTTCTCGCATGCAGTGTGTATTTTGAGGGATCGTCCACTTGTTGGCGCCTCTATCAAAGAATCTATGATCCGTTTCACTTCATTTTAGACTGACTGGACAATGACGCAAAACCTAATTCTTGCAACAGAACCAATTTTCCCCGGTCACATGAAACTCACAGATCAACTCAgaaaaaatgtctcaaaatttTGGAcacttaaaaaagaaaaaaagttgtttaacgaacaatcattattttgttgtcaCTTTTGTCACTTTTCGCTATTTCTTCAGAAGGAGGACCACTTGGTAGTAGAACAGCCACGTGTGCGAGTGGTACCTGTGAAATTGAAAATTCACTGCACATGCTCCTTGtttacctggctgttctactaGATATTTACGTATCTTCTGTATGATTCCACAGGAAAGATTTGCTTGAATCAAAAAAGtaatattattataataatCAAGGAAAATTGTACATTGCCAAACAAAAATGTTGGGTTTTTAGTTGTTGTTTACACTTTGTGTGATATGTTTGTTGAACAAATTGATCGTGACAATAACTATTTTCAGCTTTCTATACTCCCAAAACTAGAACTTTACCAGCAGCATCATACATTCTATCAGTTTTGTAAAATCCTGCATCTCACAAATTCACGGAGGAGCCAagctcaaatgtcaaaatgttgGATGAACACTATACTTTTCTGAAACTGAACGATGACAAAACTGAGATTCTTATAATCAGCTCTGAATAGACAAATTCACAGTTCAAGTTCCCTGGAGTTCAACCAGAAAGTCATGCTCGAAGTCTAGGCGTCACTTTTGACTCAGCATTAAAAACATCACGTCAGTAACATCAGCGAACTTGCATATCTTCATCTTAGTAACATCAGACAGATTAGCAGGTGCATGGACACACCATCAATAAAATGCCCAGCCCATATGCATTCGTGACATCACTCCTGGACTACTTCAACCACACAGTCCACTGTATGGAATACAGTAACAGTGGACAAGTTACGGCGTGTTCAAAACAGAGCTACCAGGCTCATAACACGCACACATATGCATGTGTTCATAACACCAGTCCTGAATGACTCACTGTTAAAGACAGAGTCGTATTCAAACTTCATGTGTTCGTTTAGAAGTCCAGTTATGGGCTTGCTCCATTCTATCGCTAGAAACTAGTCAACCTTCACTACCCTGGGAGGTCACTCAGATCACCTAGTCAGGAACGTTTAGATATTCTATATGTCCGAAGCACAACATACGGGGACAGAATATTTAGCAGAGCGGGCGCTGTAATCTGGAATGGATTTCCTGATTTTCGATCATGTCTCCTGGCTACAAAACAAATACCTTGTGATGAAGACATTTATCATGATTGATGATGTCTCTCCGTTAATAAAATGACTGaagaaatattattattttacagaaaactATTTTCCTAAACTAGAGGGCAAAGGAACATGAACActttttattttgaatttttataAAAGTTGATACTAGTAAAATCCTTTTAGGCGGTTCGCCCATATACTGACTAATCATTCAGCATGTTGGCACAAGCACGTGAATTTGCCAAAAGTGGTAAAACGTGCATCCCGGAGATTTTGCTTGACAACTGGTACGAAAAAGGCAGCGAATCGGTGGCCATACATCTCAGCTGACAAAACAACACTGAAATTAAACCACGGCTAACGGTCCAAGAGAGAGAAGGCCATAGGTCTCGTTCCTACCAACATTACAGGATGCATCATTGCCCCAACATTGGGAGAAAATCAACATTTCCATATGAGGTCAAGAACATCGGTCATTTATTTCATGATCACAGACATGCAACACCTGCTAAATGCTCAAACAAAGTATAcctatttaaaaaaacccagaaaaatgcattttttatttcattgctTGTAACATACGTCAATACACAACTCCCAGTGCCAAACCAACCAGAGTTGGCAGTAGATGGCAGTCAATGTACTGGTTCGGACTATTCATATGAGTTTCACAGCATGTTGCAACAACTCCTGCAGCAATCAGCTTCCAACACCACCCGAGGAAGGTCTGCAAAAGACGCGGGCAGCATCAAGATATCCTGGACCTTAGGAAGCCACCAGCGACCTAGGTCAACAACCACCTCGTCGACGTCTCCGAATCCCATTGTTAAAGCCAAGACATTCAAAATACAGTCACTTCAGTTCGTGATCGACGTCATCACTCTCGTTCGTACAAGAACGGACATATTACAGGATACACCACAGGCACGTCCATATCTGCCAGAAATTCCATATGAAGGTCACCATATGAAGGTCACAACATCGGTCACTTCTTTCATGGTCGGCAGCTTTAAAGGAGCTATAGACATCCAACATGTGTTAATTGATAAAAAAAGGTACACGTACTTAAGGACAAGAAATATCATACGGGATACTGTGTTCGTGCGGATGTTCCTGATGTACTAAGTTTCACTAAGACTGAAAACTAAAACTAGACGAACAAGAATTGCCCATAGGTTAGCCTCTTTAATCATGTTCACTTTGCTTTATTTGCACAAATGTAGGCCACTGGACCCTGGTATTGGTCCACATGAAATAACTCACACAATATCAAACACGGACACATCATCAAACCATACTTGAAACAACTGTATTGCACAGATGTGCATGTAGCAAAATTTCAAGACAGTTGTTTGATAGTCATTTATTGCAAAATTTCATTGTCAGGTGCATTCCATAACATATGAATGCAGCAACATGTCTTATTTCGAAAGACGTCAACATATTGAGGTACTGAAGAGTAGTATTTACATAGTATTTATCCGGTAAAAATTGTTTCCAGAGATCTTCATACATCTGACACACTCTTAAaatgaacccgtgaaggtcccggggtagaataggcttcagcaacacatgcttgccataaaaggcgactgtgcctgtcgtaagaggcgactaacgggatcgcatggtcaagctcgctgacttggttgacacgtgtcatcaatTCCCAATTGCCAGATCGATGAGCaagctgttggtcactggattgtctgttccagacccgattatttacagactgcggccatatagctggaatattgctgagtgttgcgtaaaattaaactcactcactcactagtaaaATGGAATTCAGTCTTGAGGTACCCCTGTTTACAAATACAACATGTTCTCTGACAACGAGAGCTTTTATTACATCATCCAAGAAATTGTTCACGTGCTAATAAGAGATTGAATTTCCTTATTGGGGTCAGTTCTTCTGCGCCATTCCGCAGCCCCAGCAAAACTAATATCCTTAGTTACACCTTAAATGGAATGGGTTTAAGATATACGCgacattttgatacagattaGCTATATACACAAAACATGCAAAGTGAGCATCTCGACTATGTCAGAAACGTATTAAATAAATGATCGTCTTGATAATCTTATGCATGCACAGTATCTATAAACATTAAAATCAATTCATATTCTCATTCAGATATGGTAAATACAACTAACTATGTACATTTTCATCAGCAAAAAATTCagtaaataataatgataaaactATAATATGCAAGTGGTTGGCTTGGGAACCACTTTTTATAAGTGAATGACAAATTAAAAAGCAGGATAAACAATTTTTTTTCGTTGAATGTATGTTTATCATCGATAGATAATCGAATCAGATATAATTATGGATGTTCGTGGATAAGGCCAACTGTTTGACGTTAAGGCATCACAAGCACTGTCATATCAACACCTCAAACAATTCACATAAGAATAACTGTTTGACGAAAAACACGTTTTTCATCCAACTTCTATAACAGTTGAAAACTACAATCtttcatttatgaaataataaaaataatagcCTCTTCGGTGATCTGATCGACCAGTCATCAGTTTTAACGAGAGGTTCCTCCTGATATTTGTACCCTCTGCTTGACATTCAAATCCAAATTGGAGAATCTCCATTTTAGATTTTAAGGAATCACACACATAGTCACCTGACTAAAA
The window above is part of the Haliotis asinina isolate JCU_RB_2024 chromosome 1, JCU_Hal_asi_v2, whole genome shotgun sequence genome. Proteins encoded here:
- the LOC137276542 gene encoding A disintegrin and metalloproteinase with thrombospondin motifs 9-like, producing MIVILSSTAKSLRERLFKRTAAATPPRLDRPQRLLQHTVLKLTDCARLCSRSTSCVDLQYSNTTGLCITGHSEDVSEGQISQSGPFDLYKRLFKDPETCFEIKHNNPTAESGEYYIYPSAPQFKGLSVKVFCLMNDTHQLEYVTLPNRNFGNYPKRSNRDCQNEVPILTGLGVDKDGVTEYQKIRIHPSVMPCFTFFFFVTTDTTFASGNKTPPLQYGEAEDCYSYTSGCKKIGTFHINTLGTGMQFKNDLTWTVKLDGFKPLVQSISRQQNGAIIDVVCGGWCGGCRPKDDMVLYPS